The Armatimonadota bacterium genome includes a window with the following:
- the fsa gene encoding fructose-6-phosphate aldolase: protein MKLFIDTAKVEEIREAQSWGILDGVTTNPSHIAATGRPFLEVVNEICSIVDGPISVEVGSTTTPEIVEEARRIAAMHKNIVVKIPVTRDGIKAMKILAPEGIKINATLNFSAVQALLAAKVGAAYISPFVGRLDDAGHDGMELVEEIKTIYDNYGFKTEIIVAAVRNPLHVLRAALIGAHITTMRFEIMKALFEHPMTDVGLAKFLDDWAKVPK from the coding sequence ATGAAGCTTTTCATTGATACAGCAAAGGTGGAAGAGATAAGGGAGGCACAATCTTGGGGGATTCTTGATGGCGTTACAACAAATCCATCACACATAGCGGCAACCGGGCGGCCGTTTCTTGAAGTCGTTAATGAAATATGCTCGATTGTTGACGGCCCAATTAGCGTAGAGGTTGGCAGCACTACAACTCCGGAGATTGTTGAAGAAGCAAGACGCATCGCAGCAATGCACAAGAACATCGTTGTGAAAATTCCTGTAACTAGAGACGGCATAAAGGCGATGAAAATACTTGCGCCTGAAGGCATTAAGATAAATGCAACACTAAACTTTAGTGCAGTCCAAGCCCTTTTGGCTGCGAAAGTAGGTGCTGCATATATTAGCCCATTCGTCGGGAGACTTGACGACGCTGGCCATGATGGCATGGAACTTGTTGAGGAAATAAAAACAATATACGACAACTACGGCTTCAAAACGGAAATAATAGTCGCTGCCGTCAGGAATCCGCTTCATGTACTGAGAGCCGCTTTAATTGGAGCTCATATTACCACAATGCGCTTTGAAATAATGAAGGCACTATTTGAGCACCCAATGACTGATGTTGGATTAGCGAAATTTCTTGACGACTGGGCAAAAGTACCGAAATAA